A portion of the Bactrocera neohumeralis isolate Rockhampton chromosome 2, APGP_CSIRO_Bneo_wtdbg2-racon-allhic-juicebox.fasta_v2, whole genome shotgun sequence genome contains these proteins:
- the LOC126750834 gene encoding uncharacterized protein LOC126750834, whose amino-acid sequence MEPMQDVKYIPHKSKAEDKSSVWYYFLVSACGGPTAQCKSCNKVLKTCFGSTKGLLTHLKYHKIELERKPDKPPQKKSAKIAPLKPKYEIINGKIAPPSPTRSNNSSMAFEGDISNLYERQIEFVDGYLIDNPFVHEDIDQNFEQKPPKMPKREDSYQRNRNLEDLKTRVEIQCMRAKTAYFKKQMENLDIERSVMLLKAKKLELEVEQLRKEAQESTLRIGPK is encoded by the exons ATGG AACCTATGCAAGATGTGAAATATATTCCACATAAATCAAAGGCAGAGGATAAGAGTTCAGTGTGGTATTATTTTCTGGTTTCTGCTTGTGGAGGACCGACAGCTCAGTGCAAAAGCTGCAATAAAGTATTAAAGACTTGTTTTGGATCTACTAAAGGACTCTTAACACATTTAAAA tACCACAAAATCGAGTTGGAAAGAAAGCCAGACAAACCGCCCCAAAAG aaatccGCCAAAATAGCTCCGCTTAAGCCAAAGTATGAAATAATTAATGGAAAAATAGCTCCTCCAAGTCCCACTCGAAGTAACAATTCCTCTATGGCTTTCGAGGGTGACATAAGTAACTTATACGAACGACAAATAGAG tttGTCGATGGATATCTTATCGACAATCCATTTGTACATGAAGATATTGatcaaaattttgaacaaaagcCGCCGAAGATGCCGAAACGTGAAGATTCTTATCAAAGAAACCGAAATTTAGAAGATCTAAAAACCCGCGTGGAAATTCAATGTATGCGAGCGAAAAcagcatattttaaaaaacaaatggaGAATCTTGATATAGAACGATCCGTTATGTTATTAAAAGCGAAAAAGTTGGAGTTAGAAGTGGAACAATTGCGAAAAGAGGCCCAAGAAAGCACATTGCGAATCGGGCCAAAATGA
- the LOC126750821 gene encoding mitochondrial dicarboxylate carrier-like, translating to MHGQEKVEAYWFAGAIANTTAQIITHPIDLVRMLVQSNAKKVSSRDIVKEILEKQGILGFTFSLRTATQRQIVYSIMRFGLYEMGKQAESSDHFFHKATVAAESGLVAGFLVTPFEKVNVRMCTDIIKSPDKSRKYSSVFNGVISSYKKGGLSKVYRCAFISSVRGMFMSVGQLAVYDELREVFFKTERFKENWHSCFMASLIAGGVTTIIITPVEVVKLIFMDASRYQYRSSLDVMRTLVQVHGYRGFYRGIFVSFLRIVPSTLLTYLLYEWICLEFNLGS from the exons ATGCATGGCCAGGAGAAGGTTGAAGCTTATTGGTTTGCTGGTGCTATTGCCAATACTACTGCACAAATCATAACGCATCCAATTGATTTGGTACGAATGTTGGTTCagtcaaatgcaaaaaaagtaTCGTCACGCGATATTGTTAAAGAAATCTTGGAAAAACAAG GAATCTTGGGTTTCACATTTAGCTTGCGGACCGCAACTCAAAGACAAATTGTCTATTCGATAATGCGTTTTGGTCTCTACGAAATGGGAAAACAAGCCGAAAGCTCGGATCATTTCTTTCACAAAGCCACAGTAGCTGCAGAAAGTGGATTGGTCGCGGGTTTCCTTGTCACGCCTTTCGAGAAAGTAAATGTGCGCATGTGTACAGATATTATAAAATCGCCGGATAAAAGCCGAAA GTACTCATCAGTTTTTAATGGAGTTATAAGTTCGTATAAAAAAGGTGGATTATCCAAAGTGTACAGATGCGCCTTTATATCCTCGGTGCGCGGAATGTTCATGTCAGTGGGGCAGTTGGCGGTTTATGATGAG CTCAGAGAAGTATTTTTCAAGACCGAGCGGTTTAAGGAAAACTGGCATTCATGCTTCATGGCTTCATTGATAGCGGGTGGGGTCaccacaataataataacacccGTCGAAGTGGTTAAACTAATATTTATGGATGCAAGCAGATATCAATATCGTAGTAGTTTGGATGTAATGCGTACGCTTGTACAAGTCCACGGCTATAGGGGATTCTATCGTGGaatatttgtttcttttctgCGCATTGTGCCGTCTACTTTGCTAACTTATTTACTCTACGAGTGGATATGTCTGGAATTCAATTTAGGCAGTTGA